In Oscillatoria acuminata PCC 6304, a single window of DNA contains:
- a CDS encoding class I SAM-dependent methyltransferase, producing MKNYQEFYKAEQLPVFQNRMFPTETEAKNCPKGDIILVQNLETGLIFNRAFQPELMDYDIDYQNEQAVSKVFQNHLNQVKEIIQQHFEGQSLIEVGCGKGYFLEVLQQSGFQIYGLDPTYEGSNSNIIKDFFTPDIGIKGEGIILRHVLEHIPNPIEFCAKIRDTNGGGKIYIEVPCFDWILKHRAWFDIFYEHINYFRLSDFYRMFDTIYESGYIFGGQYLYVVADLNTLKIPVNDPNDAIEFPENFLDTVNGYANHLTSKSLQSAAVWGGASKGVIFSLFMQRFGAKIDIIIDINPAKQGKYLPGTGIQVYPPEKGIKHLASGADIFVMNSNYLPEIIDLTNNQYNYLIVDHGKF from the coding sequence GTGAAAAATTATCAAGAATTTTATAAAGCAGAACAATTGCCTGTGTTTCAAAATCGAATGTTTCCAACGGAAACAGAAGCTAAAAATTGTCCTAAAGGAGATATCATTTTAGTTCAAAATTTAGAAACAGGTTTAATTTTTAACCGAGCGTTTCAACCAGAATTAATGGACTATGATATTGACTATCAGAATGAACAAGCCGTTAGTAAAGTTTTTCAAAACCATTTGAATCAGGTTAAGGAAATTATCCAGCAGCATTTTGAGGGACAGTCTTTAATTGAAGTCGGTTGTGGGAAAGGGTATTTTTTAGAAGTATTACAACAATCTGGATTTCAGATATATGGACTTGATCCAACTTATGAGGGTTCAAATTCTAATATTATTAAAGATTTTTTTACTCCTGATATTGGAATTAAAGGTGAAGGAATTATTTTAAGGCACGTTCTTGAACATATTCCAAATCCCATTGAATTTTGTGCAAAAATTCGTGATACCAATGGAGGAGGTAAAATTTATATAGAAGTTCCCTGTTTTGACTGGATTCTTAAGCATCGAGCTTGGTTTGATATTTTTTATGAACATATCAATTATTTTAGACTGTCAGACTTTTATCGGATGTTTGACACTATCTATGAATCCGGTTATATATTTGGAGGACAGTATCTCTATGTAGTCGCTGATTTGAATACCTTGAAAATCCCAGTCAACGATCCGAATGATGCAATTGAGTTTCCTGAAAATTTTCTTGATACCGTCAATGGATATGCGAATCATTTAACATCAAAATCTCTCCAAAGTGCTGCGGTATGGGGAGGGGCATCAAAAGGTGTTATCTTTTCCCTCTTTATGCAGCGTTTCGGAGCTAAGATAGATATCATCATTGATATCAATCCAGCTAAACAAGGGAAGTATCTACCAGGTACAGGAATTCAAGTTTATCCCCCAGAAAAAGGCATAAAGCATTTGGCTTCTGGAGCAGATATTTTTGTAATGAATAGTAATTATCTTCCAGAAATCATTGACTTGACGAACAACCAATATAACTATTTGATAGTAGATCATGGAAAATTTTGA
- a CDS encoding NAD-dependent epimerase/dehydratase family protein yields the protein MRVAVTGGTGFIGKYVLTELSKSSVNVVSMVRNTSSTPIENFQSDLVQVDLRNPPEHLFDLLGSPDVLIHLAWGGLPNYRSLNHFEEELPNQYQFLKQLIDAGLSNLIVSGTCLEYGMQSGPLKETLTSFPHTPYGYAKNALRCQLEYLKASKPFRLVWARLFYMYGNGQGQSTLFSQIKTAVENHDEIFNMSGGEQLRDYLPVGETAKILVKLALSQQDIGIVNVCSGKPISIRSLVEQWIESNRWEIKLNLEYYPYPDYEPLAFWGDCHKLDSFLEVS from the coding sequence ATGAGAGTTGCCGTCACGGGAGGGACAGGGTTTATTGGCAAATATGTCCTGACCGAATTATCTAAATCTTCAGTAAACGTTGTTTCAATGGTTCGGAATACCAGCAGCACACCAATTGAAAATTTTCAGTCTGACTTAGTTCAGGTTGATTTGCGAAATCCCCCGGAGCACTTATTCGATTTATTGGGGAGTCCAGATGTCCTGATTCATTTGGCTTGGGGAGGGTTACCTAACTATCGCTCCTTAAATCACTTTGAAGAAGAATTACCCAATCAGTATCAATTTTTAAAACAATTGATTGATGCGGGATTATCTAATCTGATTGTTTCAGGAACTTGCTTGGAGTATGGGATGCAGTCAGGTCCTTTAAAAGAAACCTTGACAAGTTTTCCCCATACCCCCTATGGTTATGCAAAGAATGCTCTACGCTGTCAGCTAGAGTACCTTAAAGCCAGCAAGCCGTTTAGATTAGTTTGGGCCCGACTTTTTTATATGTATGGCAATGGACAAGGGCAAAGTACACTCTTCTCTCAAATTAAAACAGCCGTGGAAAATCATGATGAAATATTTAATATGTCTGGGGGTGAACAGTTGCGTGATTATTTACCCGTTGGCGAAACCGCCAAAATTTTAGTCAAGCTGGCCCTAAGTCAACAGGATATTGGGATAGTAAATGTTTGTTCAGGAAAGCCTATTTCTATTCGGAGTTTGGTAGAGCAGTGGATTGAAAGTAATCGGTGGGAAATTAAATTAAACCTTGAATATTATCCTTATCCGGACTATGAACCCCTGGCATTTTGGGGCGATTGCCATAAACTTGATTCTTTTTTAGAGGTATCGTGA
- the rfbF gene encoding glucose-1-phosphate cytidylyltransferase, whose amino-acid sequence MKAVILAGGYGTRLSEETHLKPKPMVEIGDRPILWHIMKSYSAYGINDFIICCGYKGYIIKEYFANYFLHMSDVTFDMQSNQMEVHHKHTEPWRVTLVDTGENTLTGGRLKRVKDYVGNETFCFTYGDGVTNVNISKLINYHHQNGLWATITAVQPPGRYGALNIDPEGRVLNFQEKPQGDGGWINGGYFVLEPHVLDFIEGDMISWESGPLQKIASKNQLAAFNHYGFWQAMDTLRDRNLLEELWRSGQAPWKVW is encoded by the coding sequence ATGAAAGCAGTTATTTTAGCAGGAGGCTATGGCACTCGGCTGAGTGAAGAAACGCATCTCAAACCCAAACCAATGGTCGAAATTGGCGATCGCCCCATTCTTTGGCACATTATGAAGTCCTACTCCGCCTATGGAATCAATGACTTTATTATTTGTTGTGGTTATAAAGGCTATATAATTAAAGAATATTTTGCCAACTATTTTTTACATATGTCTGATGTCACCTTTGATATGCAATCCAATCAAATGGAAGTCCATCATAAACATACAGAACCCTGGCGAGTAACTCTGGTAGATACAGGGGAAAATACTCTGACGGGTGGGCGTTTGAAACGAGTCAAAGACTATGTAGGCAATGAAACCTTTTGTTTTACCTACGGAGATGGAGTCACTAACGTTAATATCAGCAAATTAATTAACTATCATCACCAAAACGGCTTATGGGCAACGATTACAGCCGTACAACCACCCGGTCGGTATGGGGCATTGAATATTGATCCAGAAGGGCGAGTATTGAATTTTCAGGAAAAACCGCAAGGGGACGGGGGATGGATCAATGGTGGCTATTTTGTGTTGGAACCCCATGTCTTGGATTTTATTGAAGGGGATATGATCAGTTGGGAAAGTGGTCCATTGCAGAAGATAGCCAGTAAAAATCAATTAGCTGCGTTTAATCACTATGGATTTTGGCAGGCAATGGACACCCTCAGAGACAGGAATCTGTTGGAAGAATTGTGGCGTTCTGGACAAGCTCCCTGGAAGGTGTGGTAA
- a CDS encoding cephalosporin hydroxylase family protein, with the protein MENFDKERQERIISNSKNLNLVDSTNDFIKASISQKYSYNFSWLGRPIIQYPQDIIATQELMWSVQPDLIIETGIAHGGSLIFSASMLELNAACGGPQDAEVLGLDIDIRQHNREAIENHPMFKRISMIQGSSIDPEIIKQVKAKAADKKKILVCLDSNHTHDHVLAELEAYAPLVSVGSYCVVFDTVIEDLPDDLFDDRPWGIGNNPKTAVWEYLKTHPEFEIDKSIQHKILITVAPDGYLKRV; encoded by the coding sequence ATGGAAAATTTTGACAAAGAACGGCAGGAACGAATTATTAGTAACAGTAAAAACCTGAATTTAGTGGATAGCACCAATGATTTCATCAAAGCCTCAATTTCTCAGAAATATTCTTATAATTTTTCTTGGTTAGGCCGTCCTATCATTCAGTATCCTCAAGATATAATCGCTACACAAGAGTTGATGTGGTCGGTTCAGCCTGATTTAATTATTGAAACTGGCATTGCTCACGGTGGCTCACTGATATTCTCAGCTTCGATGCTAGAACTTAATGCGGCTTGTGGAGGGCCTCAAGATGCTGAAGTCTTGGGTTTGGATATTGACATTCGTCAACATAATCGGGAGGCGATTGAAAACCATCCTATGTTTAAACGCATCTCCATGATTCAAGGTTCGAGCATTGACCCTGAAATCATTAAGCAGGTAAAAGCCAAAGCAGCAGACAAGAAAAAAATCTTAGTTTGTTTAGATAGCAACCACACCCACGATCATGTATTGGCTGAACTAGAAGCCTATGCACCATTGGTTTCAGTCGGCAGCTATTGTGTGGTGTTCGACACCGTAATCGAAGATTTACCTGATGATCTGTTTGATGATAGACCTTGGGGAATAGGCAATAACCCGAAAACTGCTGTCTGGGAATATCTCAAGACCCACCCTGAATTTGAAATTGATAAAAGCATTCAGCACAAGATTTTGATTACAGTCGCTCCTGATGGATATTTAAAACGAGTCTAG
- the rfbG gene encoding CDP-glucose 4,6-dehydratase, with amino-acid sequence MKPSFWQGKRVFLTGHTGFKGSWLALCLQSLGAIVVGYALEPSTQPSLFQLARVAESMTSVFGDIRELDRLKQVIADFSPEIVFHLAAQALVRESYKNPLDTYATNVMGTVNLLESVRQIEGVRAVVNITSDKCYENREWVWGYRETEPLGGYDPYSSSKACSELVTGAYRNSFFNSDNYLEHRVAVSTARAGNVIGGGDWAAERLVPDCLRAFEKGKFVKLRSPHAIRPWQHVIEPISGYLLLAEKLLSLEACRYACAWNFGPDAKGDATVGKVATTLAHLWGKNAGVEIDSSENHPHEAGLLRLDITRVRTELGWQPCWSVNQALQATVDWHQAWLLGQDMREYSLSQIAAYQKTQSTLVSAL; translated from the coding sequence ATGAAACCTAGCTTTTGGCAGGGAAAACGAGTTTTTCTCACAGGTCATACAGGTTTCAAGGGCAGTTGGTTAGCTTTGTGCCTCCAATCCTTGGGGGCTATCGTAGTTGGTTATGCCTTGGAGCCTTCTACTCAACCTAGTTTGTTTCAACTGGCTAGAGTGGCAGAGAGTATGACTTCTGTCTTCGGAGATATCCGAGAACTCGATAGATTAAAGCAAGTAATTGCTGATTTTAGCCCAGAGATTGTTTTTCATTTGGCAGCACAGGCATTAGTCCGCGAGTCATATAAAAATCCGTTAGATACCTATGCCACAAATGTTATGGGTACAGTTAATCTCCTAGAATCGGTGCGCCAAATCGAGGGAGTGCGGGCCGTTGTAAATATTACTTCAGATAAATGTTATGAAAATCGCGAGTGGGTTTGGGGATATCGAGAAACTGAGCCCCTCGGCGGTTACGATCCCTACAGTAGTAGCAAGGCTTGTTCTGAACTGGTAACAGGGGCTTACCGTAATTCGTTTTTTAATTCTGATAATTATTTAGAGCATAGAGTTGCTGTTTCTACAGCTAGAGCAGGTAATGTGATTGGAGGTGGTGATTGGGCAGCAGAGCGCCTAGTCCCTGATTGCTTACGAGCTTTTGAAAAGGGAAAATTCGTGAAATTACGCTCACCCCATGCAATCCGTCCTTGGCAGCATGTTATTGAACCCATCTCTGGTTATTTACTCTTGGCAGAAAAGCTTCTGAGTTTAGAAGCCTGTCGTTATGCTTGTGCTTGGAATTTTGGGCCCGATGCCAAAGGGGATGCCACTGTGGGTAAAGTAGCAACGACCCTAGCTCATCTTTGGGGCAAAAATGCAGGGGTTGAAATAGACTCTTCCGAAAATCATCCCCATGAAGCTGGGCTCTTGAGGTTGGATATTACTCGTGTTCGGACTGAGCTAGGATGGCAACCCTGCTGGTCTGTAAACCAGGCACTCCAAGCTACTGTTGATTGGCATCAGGCTTGGTTGCTAGGGCAAGATATGCGGGAATATTCTTTATCCCAAATTGCTGCATATCAGAAAACCCAATCGACTTTGGTCAGTGCCTTATGA
- a CDS encoding dTDP-4-dehydrorhamnose 3,5-epimerase family protein has product MKIVSTPIQGIYVVETKPFQDERGTFYRAFCDRELDSLLEGKTIRQVNLSRTEAAGAIRGMHFQYPPHAEIKLIRCLKGRVSDVAVDLRQDSSTFLKWYQTELSAANAYMIMIPQGCAHGFQVLEPSSELLYLHTAYYEPKSEGGIRYSDPKINISWPLKATDVSPRDASHPLLSEDFRGIVL; this is encoded by the coding sequence ATGAAAATTGTTTCTACGCCAATTCAAGGGATTTATGTTGTTGAAACGAAACCCTTTCAGGATGAACGGGGAACTTTCTATCGCGCCTTTTGCGATCGCGAGCTTGATTCCCTATTGGAAGGAAAAACCATTCGTCAAGTCAATCTGTCTCGCACGGAAGCCGCTGGTGCAATTCGAGGGATGCACTTTCAATATCCACCTCATGCGGAAATCAAACTGATCCGTTGTCTCAAGGGTCGAGTTTCGGATGTGGCAGTGGATTTACGGCAAGATTCATCCACTTTCTTAAAATGGTATCAAACCGAATTATCGGCGGCTAATGCTTATATGATTATGATTCCTCAAGGTTGCGCTCACGGTTTTCAAGTGTTGGAACCAAGCAGTGAATTGCTATATTTACACACAGCCTATTATGAGCCGAAATCTGAAGGAGGAATTCGCTATAGTGACCCTAAGATTAATATTTCCTGGCCATTGAAAGCAACAGATGTTTCCCCCCGCGATGCATCTCATCCCTTATTGTCTGAAGATTTCCGGGGAATCGTTTTATGA
- a CDS encoding class I SAM-dependent methyltransferase, with product MKCRHCGSELKLPLVDLGSAPPSNAYLTEQTLHAPERWFPLRVLVCESCWLVQTEDFAQADVLFDADYAYFSGFSSSWLAHCDRYVSEMVEHFGLNPDSYVVEVAANDGYLLQYVQGRGIPCLGIEPTASTAAAARGKSLSIVEEFFGTELAKKLASEGKQADLTVANNVLAHVPNINDFVAGFALLLKPQGVATFEFPHLLRLIEENQFDTIYHEHFSYLSLTAVQQIFAANGLSVFDVEEHPTHGGSLRVFAQREDLGVHPVNDHLGKLLNKELKIGISKADYYANFQTKFNHVKNDFLTFLLEAKRQGKLVVGYGAAAKGNTLMNYAGIRPDLIPFVVDRNPAKQGKFMPGSRIPIVEEHYIKEVQPDFVVILPWNLKAEVMQQLEYIRIWGAQFISAVPNLEVN from the coding sequence ATGAAATGTCGTCACTGTGGTTCAGAACTGAAATTACCTTTGGTGGATTTAGGCAGTGCGCCTCCTTCTAATGCTTATCTGACTGAGCAGACCCTCCATGCTCCAGAACGCTGGTTTCCTTTGCGGGTGTTGGTGTGTGAATCCTGCTGGTTAGTCCAAACTGAAGATTTTGCCCAAGCTGATGTATTGTTTGATGCTGACTATGCCTACTTCAGTGGGTTTTCTAGCAGTTGGCTGGCTCATTGCGATCGCTATGTCTCTGAGATGGTTGAGCATTTTGGACTCAATCCAGACAGTTATGTAGTTGAGGTGGCAGCGAATGATGGTTATCTGTTGCAATATGTCCAGGGTCGTGGTATTCCCTGTTTAGGGATTGAACCCACAGCCAGTACAGCAGCAGCGGCTCGTGGTAAGAGTCTCTCAATTGTAGAAGAGTTTTTTGGGACTGAGTTAGCGAAAAAGTTAGCCAGTGAAGGAAAGCAGGCTGATTTAACGGTTGCCAATAATGTCTTAGCTCATGTACCCAATATCAATGATTTTGTTGCAGGCTTTGCTTTATTATTGAAACCCCAAGGAGTCGCAACTTTTGAGTTTCCCCATTTGTTGAGATTGATTGAAGAAAACCAGTTTGACACGATTTATCATGAACATTTTTCTTATCTCTCCCTAACCGCAGTCCAACAAATCTTTGCGGCTAATGGTTTGAGCGTTTTTGATGTGGAGGAACACCCGACTCATGGGGGGAGTCTACGGGTCTTTGCTCAACGCGAGGATTTGGGGGTGCATCCGGTGAACGATCACCTCGGAAAATTACTGAATAAAGAGTTAAAAATTGGAATTTCAAAGGCTGACTACTATGCTAATTTTCAGACCAAATTTAATCACGTTAAAAATGATTTCTTGACTTTTTTGCTTGAGGCCAAACGCCAAGGTAAATTGGTCGTAGGGTATGGCGCAGCGGCCAAAGGGAACACTCTAATGAATTATGCGGGGATTCGTCCAGATTTAATTCCGTTTGTCGTGGATCGTAATCCCGCGAAGCAAGGAAAATTTATGCCGGGGAGTCGTATTCCTATTGTAGAAGAACACTATATTAAAGAAGTTCAGCCTGATTTTGTTGTGATATTGCCTTGGAATTTAAAGGCTGAGGTCATGCAGCAGCTAGAATATATCAGAATTTGGGGCGCTCAATTTATTAGTGCTGTACCAAATTTGGAGGTGAACTGA
- a CDS encoding GDP-mannose 4,6-dehydratase, producing the protein MINKNFQPQNYPTYLITGGAGFIGSHLAEALLAKGSLVRVIDNLSTGSIDNIRHLLDRPDFHFAYADITNDMVLDRLASEADIIIHLAAAVGVKLVVENPVQTIKTNIMGTEKVLETAHRYRAKVVIASTSEVYGKGHSIPFREDDDVVLGPTSRNRWGYAASKMVDEFLALAYYHEKGLPVAIARLFNTVGPRQTGRYGMVIPRLIQQALQGEPLTVYGDGQQSRCFLHVQDAVRALIGLAESSEAIGEVFNVGSQQEITILDLAQRIIDRVGTTGNNRLSEIQMISYGQAYAPGFEDMQRRFPDLSKIAEYIGWQPTRSLDEILDDAIESLTPNNTPDAMVA; encoded by the coding sequence ATGATTAATAAAAATTTTCAACCCCAAAATTACCCCACCTATTTGATTACTGGAGGTGCAGGATTTATTGGCTCTCACCTAGCAGAAGCCTTGTTAGCTAAAGGCTCTCTAGTGCGAGTTATCGATAATTTATCAACCGGAAGTATCGACAATATTCGACACTTACTAGATCGCCCAGACTTTCACTTTGCCTACGCTGACATCACCAATGATATGGTGTTGGATCGACTGGCATCAGAAGCCGATATCATCATTCACTTAGCCGCAGCCGTGGGCGTCAAACTGGTGGTGGAAAATCCCGTACAGACCATTAAGACGAATATCATGGGAACCGAAAAAGTCCTAGAAACGGCACATCGGTATCGGGCCAAAGTCGTCATTGCCTCCACCTCAGAAGTCTATGGAAAAGGACATAGTATTCCATTTCGAGAAGATGATGATGTCGTACTCGGCCCAACCAGTCGCAATCGATGGGGGTATGCAGCCTCGAAGATGGTCGATGAATTTTTAGCGTTGGCCTATTATCACGAAAAAGGACTACCCGTGGCGATCGCCCGTCTGTTCAATACCGTCGGACCCCGACAAACCGGACGCTATGGCATGGTGATTCCGCGCTTGATCCAGCAGGCACTCCAGGGAGAACCGCTCACTGTATATGGAGATGGCCAGCAGTCCCGCTGCTTCCTCCATGTCCAAGATGCAGTCAGAGCACTGATTGGCCTCGCCGAGTCTTCCGAAGCCATTGGAGAAGTTTTTAATGTAGGCTCACAACAGGAGATTACAATTTTAGATTTAGCCCAGCGAATTATTGATCGGGTGGGAACTACAGGAAATAACAGACTGTCTGAAATTCAAATGATTTCTTATGGGCAAGCCTACGCACCTGGATTTGAAGATATGCAGCGGCGTTTTCCGGACTTATCCAAGATTGCCGAGTATATAGGCTGGCAACCCACGCGATCGCTCGATGAAATTTTGGACGATGCGATCGAGAGTTTGACACCGAACAATACTCCGGATGCAATGGTGGCATGA
- a CDS encoding ABC transporter ATP-binding protein, whose translation MKFFQKLLSLFTTRERWQIAGLFVLILIGAGFETLGVGLVLPFISLLENPQRVQETGLLRWFYQAVGEPEFRQFLIGSGLGFIGIYLIKNIYLTALTYLQYRFIYDKQIELGLQLFQSYLYSLYIFHLQRNSADLIRNLTAEISIFFNGVLSPGLLALTEVTFLACIALFLLVVEPVTSLAAAVGIGLATMFFYRLVSLKLSDLGRQRQYHQGQVFQTINQGLGGVKEAKILGREQLFLEQYKRHNFSAIRALHFSQVVTQLPRFFIESIAVVGLMLIVVSVLAQGRELSAVLPTLSLFAAAAFRLMPSINRILNAVTQMRFSSHSVYVLAHDLMELKAIEDPNQRANRSRTGVRPQGLETAISLRNVVYQYPGASDASLRGVSLTIPKGTSVGFVGSSGAGKTTIVDVILGLLPPTQGEVLVDGQDMYQDLSGWQRLIGYIPQSIYLCDDTLRNNIAFGIPSDEINEDWIESALESAQLTELVKSLPQGLDTLVGERGVRLSGGQRQRVGIARALYHNPEVLVMDEATAALDNQTEAGVMEAVEKLSGEKTLIMIAHRLTTVKNCDRLYFMQEGKIVDTGTYEQLSKTSKKFQKMINK comes from the coding sequence ATGAAATTTTTCCAGAAGTTGCTCTCTTTATTCACCACTAGAGAAAGGTGGCAAATTGCTGGGCTGTTTGTCCTAATTTTGATTGGGGCTGGCTTTGAGACTTTGGGCGTGGGCTTAGTTCTGCCGTTTATTTCTCTGCTAGAAAATCCTCAACGGGTTCAAGAAACGGGACTGTTGAGATGGTTCTATCAAGCAGTTGGGGAACCCGAATTTCGTCAGTTTCTAATTGGGTCTGGCTTGGGATTCATCGGTATTTATTTAATTAAAAATATTTATTTAACCGCGCTTACTTATTTGCAGTATCGCTTTATTTATGATAAGCAAATTGAATTGGGGTTGCAACTGTTTCAATCTTATTTATACAGTTTATATATTTTTCACTTGCAGCGCAACAGTGCTGATTTAATTCGTAATTTAACTGCTGAAATTTCTATTTTTTTTAATGGTGTTTTATCTCCAGGATTATTAGCACTTACGGAAGTAACCTTTCTGGCTTGCATTGCTTTATTTTTATTGGTTGTAGAGCCTGTGACTTCTCTAGCCGCAGCGGTAGGAATTGGCCTAGCTACGATGTTTTTTTATCGTCTGGTTAGTCTAAAGTTAAGCGATTTGGGGAGGCAGCGTCAATATCATCAGGGACAGGTCTTTCAGACGATTAATCAAGGATTGGGAGGAGTAAAAGAAGCCAAGATTTTAGGGCGAGAGCAATTGTTTCTCGAACAGTACAAAAGGCATAATTTTTCTGCTATTCGTGCTTTACACTTTTCTCAAGTCGTAACGCAACTGCCCCGATTTTTTATTGAATCCATAGCTGTTGTGGGTTTAATGTTAATTGTGGTTTCGGTTTTGGCTCAGGGTCGAGAATTAAGTGCGGTTCTTCCCACCCTGTCTTTATTTGCGGCAGCGGCTTTTCGTTTGATGCCCTCGATTAATCGAATTTTAAATGCAGTGACTCAAATGCGTTTTAGCTCTCATAGTGTTTATGTTTTAGCCCATGATTTGATGGAACTAAAAGCGATTGAAGATCCGAATCAAAGGGCAAATAGAAGCAGAACAGGGGTGAGGCCGCAGGGACTGGAAACTGCGATCTCGTTACGGAATGTGGTTTATCAGTATCCAGGTGCTAGTGATGCTTCGCTTCGGGGTGTGTCTCTGACTATTCCCAAAGGAACTTCAGTAGGGTTTGTCGGGTCTTCGGGGGCTGGCAAGACGACCATTGTCGATGTAATTCTGGGTCTGTTACCACCCACTCAGGGGGAAGTTTTAGTGGATGGTCAGGATATGTATCAGGATTTATCCGGTTGGCAAAGGTTGATTGGGTATATTCCCCAAAGTATTTACTTATGTGATGATACTTTGAGGAATAATATTGCCTTTGGCATTCCCTCAGATGAGATTAATGAAGATTGGATTGAGTCTGCGCTTGAGTCTGCCCAGTTAACTGAGTTGGTGAAAAGCTTGCCTCAAGGGTTGGATACCTTGGTAGGGGAACGGGGGGTGAGACTGTCGGGGGGGCAGCGGCAACGAGTGGGGATTGCTAGAGCGTTGTATCATAATCCAGAGGTGTTGGTGATGGATGAGGCAACGGCAGCTTTGGATAATCAGACTGAGGCGGGGGTGATGGAGGCGGTGGAGAAGTTGAGTGGAGAGAAAACTTTGATTATGATTGCTCATAGGCTAACTACGGTAAAAAATTGTGATCGCCTTTATTTTATGCAAGAAGGAAAAATTGTTGATACGGGAACTTATGAACAACTTTCAAAAACATCAAAAAAATTTCAGAAAATGATAAACAAATAG